A region from the Algoriphagus machipongonensis genome encodes:
- a CDS encoding capsule assembly Wzi family protein, translating to MKSINTNRFIILTFGLLFWSSLAIAQTVPIGMPLLDQYIRRAQLLGNVDSSSSFMIRPIYPTEAFGIENGFDLDDSVVDTDISRVHQYFGKDNKGKFLLLPGVVKTQFNSTYAFGVNDGAFIPNRGFQAILSPGIYAEYGNFSFQFQPEVLLAQNKDYKGFPIEHQATILFYYEYMNRIDMPERFGDSGYNQIYPGQSSFRYNLEDVSFGLSTENLWWGPGRRNSILMGNNAPGFLHFTANTRKPIETKIGSFEAQFIAGFLKSSGYLPPQSDYMIQGNPVHIPKPEDSNRYLSGLVFTYQPKWVPGLFLGYGSVNHMYRKDVSTVGDILPVFNGRKGPENILDPIRDKRQQLSSGFFRWLSPAGHFEFYGEYGTNGNSTRLSDFMIEPESGRAFTFGFSHLMSLKKPGHYFQISSEMTQTGQTIREDIRDLKTWYIHDYVRDGYTHNGQVLGAGNGPASNVIFVEFAWVNKMNRLGFQMERIVYNNDFYYYRYEASKDWRNKYVDLVPSLVGDWRLGDLLLSAKMQYVNTLNYKWYLENSPDQYFVPGYDRKNFVANIGVAYMFR from the coding sequence ATGAAAAGTATTAATACCAACAGATTTATCATCTTGACTTTTGGGCTGTTATTTTGGTCTTCACTTGCCATAGCTCAAACAGTGCCAATTGGAATGCCTTTGCTGGATCAATATATCAGAAGAGCCCAGCTTTTAGGAAATGTGGATTCCAGCAGTTCTTTTATGATTCGACCAATTTATCCAACTGAGGCTTTTGGAATTGAAAATGGGTTCGATTTGGACGATTCAGTAGTGGATACAGATATATCCAGAGTTCACCAATATTTCGGAAAGGATAATAAAGGAAAATTTCTCTTGCTCCCAGGAGTAGTTAAAACTCAATTTAATTCTACTTATGCTTTTGGTGTAAATGACGGAGCTTTTATTCCCAATAGAGGATTTCAAGCTATTTTAAGCCCTGGAATATATGCTGAATACGGAAATTTCAGCTTTCAATTTCAGCCTGAAGTTCTACTTGCTCAGAATAAGGATTATAAAGGATTTCCAATCGAGCATCAAGCAACCATATTATTCTATTATGAATATATGAATAGGATAGATATGCCGGAACGTTTTGGTGATTCGGGATATAATCAAATTTATCCTGGTCAGTCCAGCTTTAGATACAACCTTGAGGATGTTTCATTTGGTCTATCAACAGAAAATCTATGGTGGGGCCCTGGCAGAAGAAATTCAATTTTGATGGGCAATAATGCCCCTGGATTCCTTCATTTTACAGCGAATACACGTAAACCCATTGAAACTAAAATCGGATCCTTTGAGGCACAGTTTATCGCTGGATTTTTGAAGTCTAGTGGATATTTACCTCCTCAAAGTGATTACATGATTCAAGGTAATCCTGTTCATATTCCTAAACCAGAAGATAGTAACAGATACCTTTCTGGATTAGTATTTACCTATCAACCAAAATGGGTTCCGGGTTTATTCCTTGGTTATGGCTCGGTAAACCATATGTACCGTAAAGATGTGTCTACAGTAGGAGATATCCTTCCTGTCTTTAATGGTAGAAAAGGTCCAGAGAACATCCTAGACCCCATTCGTGACAAAAGACAGCAACTTAGCTCTGGATTTTTCAGATGGCTGAGCCCTGCAGGTCATTTTGAATTCTATGGAGAATATGGAACCAATGGAAATAGCACCAGACTTAGTGATTTTATGATTGAACCGGAATCTGGAAGAGCATTTACATTTGGATTCTCTCATTTAATGAGCTTGAAGAAGCCTGGGCATTATTTCCAGATCAGCTCAGAAATGACGCAGACCGGACAAACCATCAGAGAGGATATCAGAGATCTTAAAACTTGGTACATTCATGATTATGTCAGAGATGGGTATACACACAATGGTCAGGTACTTGGAGCAGGAAATGGGCCTGCCAGCAATGTGATATTTGTAGAATTTGCTTGGGTTAATAAAATGAATCGATTAGGCTTCCAAATGGAGCGAATCGTTTATAACAATGATTTTTACTACTATCGGTACGAAGCTTCCAAAGACTGGAGAAATAAGTATGTGGACCTAGTACCTTCTTTGGTGGGGGATTGGAGATTGGGAGATTTGCTTCTAAGTGCCAAAATGCAATATGTCAATACGCTGAATTATAAATGGTATTTGGAGAATAGTCCTGACCAATATTTTGTGCCGGGATATGACCGTAAAAATTTCGTTGCCAATATCGGAGTTGCCTATATGTTCCGTTAA
- the wecB gene encoding non-hydrolyzing UDP-N-acetylglucosamine 2-epimerase, whose translation MGNFTIVAGARPNFMKIAPIIHEIQKLQKEKSGVSFRLIHTGQHYDKKMSGDFFEQLDIPQPHANLGAGGGTQAEQTAAIMVAFEKELMENRPDLVLVVGDVTSTLSCSIAAKKLQIDVAHVEGGIRSGDLGMPEEINRMVTDSITDHFFTTSEIANQNLRNSGFSEDKIHFVGNTMIDTLLAQMPKFQKPEGAIFDQLEAGNYFVMTMHRPANVDQEHKLKAMIDAILDGTKGLPIIFPVHPRTAKNLQAIGIEAPNLNMVEPLGYLEFNYLVKNAKGVITDSGGITEEASVMNVPCITLRDNTERPETIDLGTNELVGTNPEKLKPYLDKIMSGDWKKYKGIPLWDGKTAERIVKILEDKYPSVK comes from the coding sequence ATGGGCAATTTCACCATTGTTGCAGGAGCTAGACCGAATTTCATGAAAATCGCCCCGATTATTCATGAAATTCAAAAATTGCAGAAAGAAAAATCTGGAGTAAGTTTTCGACTTATCCACACAGGACAGCATTATGATAAAAAAATGTCCGGGGATTTCTTTGAGCAATTAGATATACCTCAGCCCCACGCCAATCTAGGTGCCGGAGGAGGTACTCAAGCGGAGCAAACTGCTGCAATCATGGTAGCTTTTGAAAAAGAGCTCATGGAAAATCGTCCAGATTTAGTCCTAGTTGTGGGAGATGTCACCAGCACCCTTTCCTGCTCCATTGCCGCAAAAAAACTTCAAATCGATGTAGCCCATGTAGAAGGAGGTATTCGTTCCGGCGATTTAGGTATGCCAGAAGAGATCAACAGAATGGTAACTGACTCCATCACAGACCACTTTTTTACTACTTCAGAAATTGCCAATCAGAACTTAAGAAACTCAGGGTTTTCAGAGGATAAAATCCATTTTGTAGGCAATACAATGATTGATACCCTTTTGGCACAAATGCCAAAATTTCAAAAACCAGAAGGTGCTATTTTCGACCAATTGGAAGCTGGAAACTACTTCGTCATGACCATGCACAGGCCAGCTAATGTGGATCAGGAGCATAAGTTAAAAGCCATGATTGATGCCATTCTGGATGGCACGAAAGGATTACCAATCATCTTTCCTGTTCACCCCAGAACTGCCAAAAATCTTCAGGCAATCGGTATTGAAGCTCCAAATCTAAATATGGTAGAACCATTGGGTTATTTGGAGTTCAATTATTTGGTGAAAAACGCAAAAGGAGTCATTACAGATTCTGGAGGGATTACAGAGGAGGCTTCAGTGATGAATGTACCTTGCATCACGCTTCGGGATAATACCGAAAGGCCAGAGACCATCGATCTCGGCACCAATGAATTGGTAGGAACCAATCCAGAAAAATTAAAGCCCTACCTCGATAAAATCATGAGTGGCGATTGGAAGAAATATAAAGGAATCCCTCTTTGGGATGGAAAAACCGCCGAAAGAATCGTTAAAATCCTTGAAGATAAATACCCTTCGGTAAAATGA
- a CDS encoding cupin domain-containing protein, with amino-acid sequence MIDRVKELVNQLQLLPHPEGGYYKETYRSSQSVNTEPGPRNLCTVIYFLLTSENISKFHRIKSDEHWFWHEGDSLTIHLLSEKGHEKICLGPVDSLGNFPQQVVKANTIFGSTVDTKDSYALVSCVVAPGFDFEDFELFDADTLLKSFPENEPIIKRLT; translated from the coding sequence ATGATAGATCGCGTTAAAGAACTGGTAAATCAACTTCAACTCCTACCCCATCCTGAGGGAGGGTATTATAAGGAGACTTACCGTTCTTCACAAAGCGTTAATACAGAGCCAGGTCCAAGAAACCTATGCACAGTTATCTACTTCTTATTGACTTCGGAAAACATCTCAAAGTTTCATCGCATCAAAAGTGATGAGCACTGGTTTTGGCATGAAGGAGATTCTTTAACTATTCACTTACTGAGTGAAAAAGGGCATGAAAAAATTTGTTTGGGACCCGTGGACTCCCTTGGGAACTTCCCTCAGCAAGTTGTCAAAGCGAATACAATATTCGGAAGCACGGTTGATACCAAAGACAGCTATGCCTTAGTTTCCTGTGTAGTAGCCCCCGGGTTTGATTTTGAGGATTTTGAATTATTTGATGCTGACACTCTTTTGAAAAGTTTTCCTGAAAATGAGCCTATCATCAAGCGATTGACTTGA
- a CDS encoding TonB-dependent receptor domain-containing protein — protein sequence MSRTILVLVILVLAQIFAGFAFAQKGTIRGTIFEEGSGEPLFGVSVLVKETSTGAVTDFDGKFEIQVEPGTYSISISYISYSTVELTGVEVKSGAVNVLNEISMAEEASELETVTIAAAAIRTTESALMSVKRNAANLMDGISASAFRQIGDGDAASAVKRVTGVSIEGGKYIYVRGLGDRYTKTVLNGVDIPGLDPDRNSIQMDIFPTNVIDNIIVSKSFTADLPADFTGGVVDIETKDFPEEESMKLSLSGGINPSMHFNSNYLKYDGGSTDFLGFDDGTRAIPTDGRTDIPQYGDAIGNPNGPKGLEYQQILGDFNKTLGGYRSNSLMDMGLSFSLGNQIARSKATWGYNFAFTYKNETEFYQDAEFNLFAKPREASATELEALERQKGDYGVNNVLLGGLAGIALKTDNSKYKLNLMHLQNGESKAGEFDFVNTNLGANFTAKQYNLEYSQRALSSIMLGGTHYFNGRNWEVNWKLAPTRSTIQDPDIRFTRFRVPENTVSTEVGLPARIWRNLEEYSMVGKLDLTRNLSLFQRDSKLKFGGNYVFKYRDFDIQSFQFATGDTELNGDPNEILLDENLFSADNRNGVRYNADFIPINPNKYESIATNMGGYASLEANPASNLKAIVGLRVEKFNQYYTGTNQTGTIDYDLVTMLDDLDFFPTVNLIYNLAEKQNLRFSASRTIARPSFKELSYAEILDPITGRTFIGGLYPETTNGGSEVLWDGNLVSTRINNFDLRWEAFQDRGQMFSVSAFYKSFDKPIEMVQFLSDPGTFQPRNVGNGSVAGLEFEFRKSLKFIAPKLENFNWNTNVTVTKSQIKMSESEYRSRVLTAREGQEIKDTRDMAGQAPYIINTGLSYQSFVNGLEAGLFYNVQGSTLNYVGFGNRTDTYTVPFHSLNLNLNKTFGADERIQAGIGVQNLLNDKKEMVFKSYEAQDQIFTRLSPGTKITMRVGFSF from the coding sequence ATGTCACGAACCATTCTTGTTCTTGTTATTCTGGTTTTGGCCCAGATATTTGCAGGATTCGCTTTTGCGCAGAAAGGAACCATTCGTGGGACAATCTTTGAAGAAGGTTCTGGTGAACCACTCTTTGGAGTATCAGTACTTGTTAAAGAAACTTCAACTGGGGCAGTGACTGATTTCGATGGAAAATTCGAAATTCAAGTTGAGCCAGGTACTTATTCAATCTCCATTTCTTATATCTCTTATTCGACAGTTGAATTAACTGGAGTAGAGGTGAAGTCTGGAGCAGTTAATGTATTAAATGAAATCTCCATGGCTGAAGAAGCTTCAGAATTGGAGACCGTAACTATTGCCGCAGCGGCGATCAGAACTACAGAGTCAGCCTTGATGTCTGTAAAAAGAAATGCTGCCAACCTGATGGATGGTATTTCAGCCAGTGCATTCCGTCAAATTGGTGATGGAGATGCGGCTTCTGCTGTCAAGCGAGTGACAGGTGTATCTATTGAAGGTGGAAAATATATCTACGTTCGTGGTTTGGGAGACCGATATACCAAAACCGTATTGAATGGTGTGGATATCCCTGGATTGGATCCAGATAGAAACTCTATCCAGATGGATATTTTCCCAACGAATGTGATCGATAATATTATCGTATCAAAGTCATTTACAGCTGATCTTCCGGCTGATTTCACAGGTGGAGTTGTGGATATCGAAACCAAAGACTTCCCTGAAGAAGAATCTATGAAATTAAGCCTTAGTGGAGGTATTAACCCATCTATGCACTTTAATTCAAATTACTTGAAGTACGATGGTGGGTCTACAGACTTTTTGGGATTTGATGATGGAACTCGTGCAATTCCAACAGATGGTAGAACTGATATCCCTCAATATGGAGATGCAATCGGAAATCCAAATGGACCAAAAGGGTTGGAATATCAGCAGATTTTAGGTGATTTTAATAAGACACTTGGAGGTTATAGATCCAACAGCTTAATGGATATGGGCTTGAGTTTCTCCTTGGGAAATCAAATCGCAAGATCTAAAGCTACTTGGGGATACAACTTTGCCTTTACTTATAAAAATGAGACCGAATTCTACCAGGATGCTGAGTTTAACCTTTTTGCAAAGCCAAGAGAGGCTAGCGCTACTGAGTTGGAAGCACTTGAAAGACAAAAAGGTGATTATGGTGTGAACAATGTCTTGCTGGGTGGTTTGGCTGGAATTGCTTTGAAAACAGACAATTCCAAGTACAAGCTAAACTTGATGCACTTGCAAAATGGTGAGTCCAAAGCAGGGGAATTTGACTTTGTCAACACTAACTTGGGAGCAAACTTTACTGCAAAGCAGTATAACCTTGAGTATAGCCAAAGAGCTTTGAGTAGCATCATGCTTGGAGGTACTCATTACTTCAATGGAAGAAACTGGGAAGTAAATTGGAAATTGGCCCCTACAAGATCTACAATCCAGGATCCAGACATCAGATTTACAAGATTCAGAGTTCCTGAAAATACAGTTTCTACTGAAGTTGGATTGCCAGCAAGAATCTGGAGAAACCTAGAAGAGTATAGTATGGTAGGTAAGCTTGACTTGACAAGAAACCTTTCTCTTTTCCAAAGAGACTCTAAGTTGAAATTTGGCGGAAACTATGTATTCAAATACAGAGATTTCGATATCCAAAGCTTCCAGTTTGCCACAGGGGATACCGAGTTAAATGGAGACCCAAATGAGATTCTTTTGGATGAGAATTTATTCTCTGCAGACAATAGAAATGGAGTACGATATAATGCGGATTTTATTCCGATCAACCCTAATAAATACGAGTCTATCGCAACGAATATGGGTGGATACGCTTCTTTAGAAGCAAATCCAGCTAGCAATCTAAAAGCGATCGTAGGTTTGAGAGTGGAGAAATTCAATCAATACTATACTGGAACCAACCAGACAGGTACAATCGACTATGATTTGGTTACCATGTTGGATGATTTAGATTTCTTCCCTACCGTAAACTTGATCTACAACCTGGCTGAAAAGCAAAACTTGAGATTCTCGGCTTCCAGAACGATTGCTAGACCTTCTTTCAAAGAATTGTCTTATGCGGAGATTTTGGATCCTATTACGGGTAGAACATTTATTGGTGGTCTTTATCCAGAAACTACAAACGGTGGATCAGAAGTTCTTTGGGATGGAAACTTGGTTTCTACAAGAATCAACAACTTTGACTTAAGATGGGAAGCTTTCCAAGACAGAGGTCAAATGTTCTCTGTAAGTGCATTCTACAAATCATTTGATAAGCCAATCGAAATGGTTCAGTTCCTTTCTGATCCAGGTACTTTCCAGCCAAGAAACGTTGGTAATGGTTCAGTAGCAGGTCTGGAATTTGAATTCAGAAAGTCTTTGAAATTCATTGCTCCAAAGCTTGAAAACTTCAACTGGAATACGAATGTGACTGTGACTAAGTCTCAGATTAAAATGTCTGAGTCAGAATACAGATCTAGAGTATTGACAGCTAGAGAAGGACAGGAAATCAAAGACACAAGAGATATGGCCGGTCAAGCTCCTTATATTATCAATACAGGTTTGAGCTACCAGTCTTTCGTGAATGGTTTAGAAGCGGGACTATTTTATAACGTACAAGGTTCAACCTTGAATTATGTAGGATTTGGTAACAGAACAGATACTTATACTGTACCATTCCATAGCTTAAATTTGAACTTAAATAAGACTTTTGGAGCTGATGAGCGTATTCAAGCAGGAATCGGTGTTCAGAACCTATTGAATGACAAAAAAGAAATGGTATTTAAGTCTTACGAGGCGCAGGATCAAATCTTCACAAGATTGTCTCCTGGAACAAAAATTACAATGAGAGTAGGTTTCTCATTCTAA
- a CDS encoding AAA family ATPase produces the protein MHQEKIQEVIQEVKKVVVGQDRMVNRLLIGLFTNGHILLEGVPGLAKTLTVNTLAKVLHLDFNRIQFTPDLLPADLIGTMIYNQHSGDFEVKKGPIFSNLILADEVNRSPAKVQSALLEAMQEKQVTIGETTFQLDRPFLVLATQNPVDQEGTYPLPEAQVDRFMMKVHIDYPSKADEMEVMRRMANMSFSDEVNAVLSKQDVFDIRSQINAVKIAEPLENYIIELVFATRFPKEYGLHNEAKYIMFGVSPRASINLNLASKAVAFMDGRDYVLPEDIKEIAEDVLNHRIILNYEAEADGINTRDLIKILMEKVPINKSVTI, from the coding sequence ATGCATCAGGAAAAAATTCAAGAAGTAATACAGGAAGTAAAAAAGGTAGTCGTAGGCCAAGACCGTATGGTCAATCGCTTATTGATAGGCTTATTTACTAATGGACATATATTATTAGAAGGTGTACCAGGTTTGGCAAAAACCTTGACGGTAAACACACTTGCCAAAGTTTTACACCTGGATTTTAATAGAATTCAATTTACCCCGGATTTGCTTCCGGCTGATTTGATCGGTACGATGATCTATAATCAGCATTCTGGAGACTTTGAAGTAAAGAAAGGTCCTATATTTTCCAATTTGATTCTTGCTGATGAGGTCAACCGGTCTCCAGCAAAAGTGCAGTCCGCATTATTGGAAGCCATGCAAGAAAAGCAGGTGACTATTGGTGAGACTACTTTCCAGTTGGACAGACCTTTTTTGGTTTTGGCTACTCAGAACCCAGTAGATCAGGAAGGAACTTATCCTCTACCAGAAGCACAGGTTGATAGATTTATGATGAAGGTTCATATAGACTATCCAAGCAAAGCAGATGAGATGGAGGTCATGCGTAGAATGGCAAATATGTCATTTAGCGATGAAGTTAATGCGGTCTTGTCTAAACAGGATGTTTTTGACATTCGCAGTCAGATCAATGCAGTGAAAATAGCTGAGCCTCTAGAAAATTATATCATTGAACTGGTTTTTGCTACGCGATTCCCTAAAGAGTACGGGTTACATAATGAAGCCAAGTATATCATGTTTGGGGTATCTCCTCGAGCCAGTATCAATTTAAACCTTGCTTCCAAGGCGGTTGCCTTTATGGACGGGAGAGATTATGTGTTGCCAGAGGATATTAAGGAAATTGCTGAAGATGTCTTAAACCATAGAATTATCCTGAATTATGAAGCAGAAGCTGATGGGATAAATACAAGAGACCTTATAAAAATACTAATGGAAAAGGTGCCGATTAATAAGTCGGTAACAATTTAA
- a CDS encoding pseudouridine synthase, whose product MSRYFIIYKPFGVLSQFSGEGQTLASLFDFPKEVYPVGRLDKDSEGLLLITDDKWLNHHLLNPSFGHQRTYWAQVEGIPTPESLKALGNGVKIKVDGKEYLTKPSIAKLLSESPELPDRDPPIRYRKNVPDSWIELTLIEGKNRQVRKMTAAVGFPTLRLARKSMEKINIIGFKVGEVQELDRETVYHQLGLTGFKESAKNFQKRPKRS is encoded by the coding sequence TTGTCACGATACTTTATCATTTATAAGCCCTTTGGGGTGTTGAGTCAATTTTCAGGAGAGGGGCAGACGTTGGCCTCTCTTTTTGATTTTCCAAAAGAGGTATATCCTGTCGGTAGATTGGATAAAGACTCCGAAGGACTATTACTGATTACAGACGATAAATGGCTCAATCACCATTTGCTGAACCCAAGTTTTGGGCATCAACGCACCTATTGGGCCCAAGTGGAGGGGATTCCAACACCAGAATCCTTAAAAGCTTTGGGAAATGGAGTTAAAATAAAAGTGGATGGTAAAGAGTATTTGACAAAGCCCTCTATAGCAAAGTTACTTTCTGAATCCCCAGAGTTGCCTGATAGAGATCCTCCGATCCGTTATAGAAAAAATGTTCCAGACAGCTGGATTGAGTTGACCTTGATTGAAGGGAAAAACAGGCAGGTCAGAAAAATGACCGCTGCTGTAGGCTTTCCAACACTTCGATTGGCAAGGAAATCCATGGAGAAAATCAATATTATAGGATTTAAAGTGGGAGAGGTTCAGGAGCTCGATCGAGAGACTGTATATCATCAGCTAGGACTGACCGGCTTTAAAGAGTCAGCAAAGAATTTTCAGAAAAGACCCAAAAGGTCTTAA
- the tnpA gene encoding IS200/IS605 family transposase, whose amino-acid sequence MNDPGTFSQIYIQIIFAVKNRNTLISKIWEEELYKYISGIITNKDQKLIAINGMEDHIHILIGMRASCRLSDLVREIKKSSTNWINERGFAQKSFRWQAGFGAFSYTQSSLPNIISYIENQKKHHQKKSFREEYISFLKHYEIKFKDEYLFEWIE is encoded by the coding sequence ATGAATGACCCTGGCACATTTTCTCAGATTTATATCCAAATTATTTTTGCCGTAAAAAACCGGAATACTCTAATATCAAAAATCTGGGAAGAAGAATTGTATAAATATATTTCCGGGATCATTACCAATAAAGATCAAAAACTCATTGCAATAAATGGCATGGAAGATCATATTCATATATTAATTGGAATGAGGGCGTCGTGTAGGCTATCAGATTTAGTCCGAGAAATAAAAAAATCATCTACAAATTGGATTAATGAAAGAGGCTTTGCACAGAAAAGTTTTAGATGGCAAGCTGGTTTTGGAGCCTTTTCCTACACACAATCTTCTCTACCAAACATCATCTCCTATATAGAAAACCAAAAGAAACATCATCAAAAGAAAAGTTTTAGAGAGGAATACATTTCATTTTTAAAGCATTATGAAATTAAATTCAAAGATGAATATCTTTTTGAATGGATAGAATAG
- a CDS encoding amidohydrolase, with amino-acid sequence MSINQLTSFRQELHQSPEIAGEEEKTASKILSFISKLNPDEIIENLGGSGLAFIFKGKYPGPRTLFRAELDALPIQETGNPSYKSTVDGKAHLCGHDGHMTIICGLGEKIAEKRPEKGEVILLFQPAEETGEGARRIMDDPSYEKIKPDFAFALHNLPGFPLHQIVIRKGTFAAGSTGMTIRLTGKTSHAAHPDAGINPAFAIAQLIQTLPKFPDQLNGFALVTVIHSEIGSLAFGTSAGKGSLSLTIRAFDQEELDSLLEKIEKEVERVATHEGLKFEISYLEAFAVSKNDSNAAEIAETAVEDLGMDISQKAEPFRWSEDFGLFSQTCPSYLFGLGSGEKCPQLHEPTYDFPDELIETGVKVFEKIARKINS; translated from the coding sequence ATGTCAATAAACCAACTGACATCCTTCCGTCAAGAACTACATCAATCCCCCGAAATAGCAGGAGAAGAAGAAAAAACTGCATCCAAAATCCTTTCTTTCATTTCAAAATTAAACCCAGATGAAATCATTGAAAATCTTGGGGGATCGGGTCTGGCATTTATTTTTAAAGGAAAATATCCCGGTCCACGAACCCTCTTCAGGGCTGAGCTGGATGCACTACCTATCCAGGAAACCGGCAATCCTTCCTACAAAAGTACAGTAGATGGCAAGGCTCATTTGTGCGGGCATGATGGTCATATGACCATTATATGTGGATTAGGAGAAAAAATTGCAGAAAAGAGGCCAGAAAAAGGTGAAGTAATTCTACTCTTCCAACCTGCAGAGGAAACCGGAGAAGGAGCCCGACGGATTATGGACGATCCTTCTTATGAAAAAATCAAACCTGATTTCGCTTTTGCTCTTCACAATCTCCCTGGGTTTCCACTTCACCAAATTGTTATCAGAAAAGGAACTTTCGCAGCTGGAAGTACAGGAATGACCATTAGGCTGACTGGCAAAACCTCCCATGCAGCCCATCCGGATGCAGGGATCAATCCTGCTTTTGCGATCGCTCAATTAATTCAGACACTTCCAAAATTCCCGGATCAGCTCAACGGTTTTGCTTTGGTCACTGTCATCCACTCCGAAATCGGTAGTCTTGCATTTGGAACTAGTGCTGGAAAAGGAAGTCTGAGTTTAACGATTCGGGCTTTTGATCAGGAAGAGTTGGATTCCTTGCTAGAAAAAATTGAGAAGGAAGTGGAAAGAGTAGCCACCCATGAGGGGTTAAAATTTGAGATCAGTTATTTAGAAGCATTTGCTGTCTCCAAAAATGATTCGAATGCAGCAGAAATCGCTGAAACTGCGGTGGAAGATCTTGGAATGGACATTTCACAAAAAGCAGAACCATTCCGCTGGTCAGAGGATTTTGGTTTGTTCAGTCAAACTTGTCCTTCCTATTTATTTGGATTGGGATCTGGCGAAAAATGTCCACAACTGCACGAACCCACCTATGATTTTCCTGATGAGTTGATAGAAACTGGGGTCAAGGTTTTTGAGAAGATTGCAAGAAAAATCAATTCATAA